From the genome of Pogona vitticeps strain Pit_001003342236 chromosome 10, PviZW2.1, whole genome shotgun sequence, one region includes:
- the KCNG4 gene encoding voltage-gated potassium channel regulatory subunit KCNG4 — MPILSGASDHDYSYASCSSLNHLIPISVVETPPAKGVHYRRAQKIYHPDQLRETDEKREIMVNVGGIKYLLPWSTLDEFPSSRLSKLKFCSSYEEIIQLCDDYDEDTHEFFFDRSPSAFGMIVSFLAAGKLMLLRDMCALAFREELKYWGIEESHLENCCFRKLFQSAEELAEMRREEEIQMNKVMSCILEDEAKAGQFMTKLRDMVENPQSGLPGKIFACLSIIFVATTAISLCISTMPDLREEEDRGECSQKCYYIFIVETICVAWFSLEFCLRFIQAKSKCQFFKGPLNIIDIMAISPYYASLIVLEDESVEDDKKPSGNTYFEKVGLVLRVLRALRILYVMRLARHSLGLQTLGLTIRRSAREFGLLMLFLCVAVTLFSPLVYLAENESGKVLEFTSIPASYWWAIISMTTVGYGDMVPRSVPGQMVALSSILSGILIMAFPATSIFHTFSHSYAELRKEQERLQSQIMRLKNANTSGESDSLNESDSFLRDPDGSPIKYIYKG, encoded by the exons ATGCCTATTCTCTCTGGAGCCAGTGACCATGACTACAGTTATGCTTCCTGCAGTTCCTTGAACCATCTGATCCCCATCTCAGTGGTCGAGACTCCTCCTGCCAAAGGGGTCCATTACCGAAGGGCCCAGAAGATTTACCACCCAGATCAGTTGCGAGAAACAGACGAGAAGAGGGAGATCATGGTCAATGTTGGCGGCATCAAATACTTGCTGCCCTGGAGCACGTTGGATGAGTTCCCGTCATCCAGACTGAGCAAGCTAAAGTTCTGCAGCAGCTACGAGGAGATCATCCAGCTGTGTGACGACTACGACGAAGACACCCACGAGTTCTTCTTTGACCGCAGCCCGAGTGCTTTTGGGATGATCGTCAGCTTTCTCGCAGCAGGCAAACTGATGCTGCTCCGTGACATGTGTGCCTTGGCCTTTCGGGAAGAACTGAAGTACTGGGGGATTGAGGAGTCCCACTTGGAGAACTGCTGTTTCCGAAAGCTGTTCCAGAGTGCTGAGGAACTGGCGGAGATGCGCAGAGAGGAGGAGATACAGATGAACAAGGTGATGTCCTGTATCCTAGAAGATGAGGCCAAAGCTGGTCAGTTTATGACCAAACTGAGAGACATGGTGGAAAACCCACAGTCGGGGCTGCCGGGTAAAATCTTTGCTTGCCTCTCTATCATCTTTGTGGCAACCACAGCTATCAGCCTTTGTATTAGCACCATGCCCGACTTAAGAGAAGAAGAAGATAGG GGTGAATGTTCccaaaagtgctattatatcttcATCGTGGAGACCATCTGCGTGGCTTGGTTTTCCCTGGAGTTCTGCCTCCGATTCATCCAAGCCAAGAGCAAGTGTCAGTTCTTCAAAGGGCCCCTGAACATCATCGACATCATGGCCATCTCCCCTTATTACGCTTCCCTCATCGTGCTGGAGGACGAGTCTGTGGAGGACGACAAGAAGCCAAGCGGGAACACCTACTTCGAGAAGGTGGGGTTGGTGCTACGCGTCTTACGTGCCTTGAGGATACTGTATGTCATGCGCCTTGCGCGGCACTCCTTGGGCTTGCAGACTTTAGGCCTCACCATTCGCAGGTCGGCCCGGGAATTTGGCCTGCTGATGCTTTTCTTGTGCGTGGCCGTCACCCTCTTTTCCCCACTGGTCTACCTGGCGGAAAATGAATCTGGGAAGGTCTTGGAGTTTACCAGCATCCCTGCCTCCTATTGGTGGGCTATCATCTCCATGACGACCGTGGGTTACGGGGATATGGTACCAAGGAGTGTTCCAGGCCAGATGGTGGCCCTCAGTAGCATTTTGAGTGGGATACTTATAATGGCTTTCCCGGCGACCTCCATCTTCCACACCTTCTCTCACTCTTACGCGGAGCTGAGGAAGGAACAAGAGAGACTGCAGTCACAGATAATGAGGCTGAAAAATGCGAATACATCGGGTGAGAGCGACTCCTTGAACGAGAGCGACAGCTTCCTCCGTGATCCAGACGGGTCTCCCATCAAGTACATTTACAAAGGATAA